A genomic window from Flintibacter sp. KGMB00164 includes:
- a CDS encoding EamA family transporter, which yields MSRQKGFLLTILSAVIFGTMPFFARHIYAAGGNSITLCFHRFFFSIPFLYIVVRWVVKAPMRVTHSQLKQIFLLSLGIAGTPVLLFRSYVYISSGTATTLHFVYPVLVLLGCALFFRERITPLQWLCCVLCVAGILGFYTPGQSAGSAGILLAFSSGITYAFYVIYYARSGLSVLNPYVLCLYLSIFSAAEVFLIALFSGELVMNLPASAWGISIIFSFFVSVVATVCFQIGAKVIGPQMVSMVSTFEPLTSVLVGALIFREAMSYRSMVGVVCILAAVVLLAAKDQPQKSAT from the coding sequence ATGAGCCGGCAAAAGGGATTTCTGCTTACCATACTCTCGGCGGTCATTTTCGGCACCATGCCCTTCTTCGCCCGGCACATTTACGCCGCCGGAGGGAACTCCATCACGCTGTGCTTTCACCGTTTTTTCTTCAGCATCCCATTTCTTTATATTGTGGTTCGCTGGGTGGTGAAAGCTCCTATGCGCGTGACCCACTCCCAGCTTAAGCAGATCTTCCTGCTCTCTCTGGGGATCGCCGGCACCCCGGTGCTGCTGTTCCGTTCCTACGTGTACATCTCTTCCGGAACCGCTACGACCCTGCACTTTGTCTACCCGGTGCTGGTGCTGTTGGGCTGCGCCCTGTTTTTCCGGGAACGCATCACTCCCCTTCAGTGGCTTTGCTGTGTGCTGTGTGTGGCAGGTATCCTGGGCTTTTACACTCCCGGACAGTCCGCAGGCTCCGCAGGAATTCTGCTCGCCTTTTCTTCGGGCATCACTTATGCGTTTTATGTGATCTACTATGCCCGCAGCGGTCTGTCTGTTCTGAATCCCTATGTGCTGTGCCTGTACCTGTCCATTTTCAGCGCGGCAGAAGTGTTCCTGATTGCCCTTTTCTCCGGGGAACTGGTCATGAATCTCCCCGCCAGTGCATGGGGGATCAGCATCATCTTCTCCTTCTTTGTCTCCGTGGTAGCCACAGTCTGCTTCCAGATCGGAGCCAAAGTGATCGGCCCCCAGATGGTATCTATGGTCAGCACCTTCGAGCCCCTGACCAGCGTGCTGGTGGGTGCACTGATCTTCCGGGAGGCTATGTCCTATCGCTCCATGGTAGGCGTTGTATGTATTCTGGCCGCTGTAGTCCTTTTGGCAGCCAAAGACCAACCTCAAAAAAGCGCCACTTAA
- a CDS encoding sodium/glutamate symporter — translation MTLTDVLIDFSLISLLLVVSAWLRRKIKPLQMYYIPVALIAGVLGILLGPDVLGQVSPVCISFSSSIGQWAGVLSAIIFSCSFLGLKLEKVSGPALQTYFLAGTIHQAQVIVGLTVTAVLGLVFADLKFGFGILPVLGFYGGHSMAIAGGTIFDEAGYMTNGAQVGATFGTIGMLCGVIWGMILINKAAQRGITKVKMKREDMPESMMTGYIPEGQRPSIGNAVTSSASLDPLGAQLMLVGFIILCGHLLRTGLIKINSFFTNLPLFACCLIFSAIFCIFTQNMPRINQHIDRKTVVRISGAALEYMIASSIATTSLSVFTAYAVPLVVVSVCVAVVTYVACFILSKWVLPKEDRFETSVGLFGQCNGVLATGLLLLKVVDPEFETNAATNITSSSTLGYTYQLQYTLVFVALCMTKPLFVYLWSWLLFIVLFGAGVFFGRKYRRA, via the coding sequence ATGACATTGACCGACGTATTGATCGACTTTTCCCTCATCAGTCTTCTGCTTGTAGTAAGCGCTTGGCTGCGCCGGAAAATCAAACCTCTGCAAATGTACTATATTCCTGTCGCCCTCATCGCCGGAGTACTGGGCATCCTCCTGGGTCCCGACGTACTTGGCCAGGTATCTCCCGTCTGCATCTCGTTCTCCAGTTCCATCGGCCAGTGGGCCGGCGTCCTCAGCGCCATCATCTTCAGCTGTTCCTTCCTGGGATTGAAATTGGAGAAGGTCTCCGGTCCCGCTCTTCAAACATACTTCCTGGCCGGAACCATTCACCAGGCTCAGGTCATTGTAGGCCTCACTGTCACCGCTGTGTTGGGTCTTGTTTTTGCAGATCTTAAGTTTGGCTTTGGCATCCTGCCTGTACTGGGCTTCTATGGCGGCCACTCCATGGCCATCGCCGGCGGCACCATTTTTGATGAGGCCGGCTACATGACCAACGGCGCTCAGGTAGGCGCTACCTTCGGCACCATCGGCATGCTGTGCGGCGTTATCTGGGGTATGATCCTCATCAACAAAGCGGCACAGCGCGGAATCACCAAGGTAAAAATGAAGCGGGAAGACATGCCCGAGAGCATGATGACCGGATACATTCCTGAGGGGCAGCGTCCCTCCATCGGCAACGCGGTCACCTCCTCCGCTTCTCTGGATCCCCTCGGCGCTCAGCTCATGCTGGTAGGCTTTATCATTCTGTGCGGCCACCTGCTGCGTACCGGCCTGATCAAGATCAACTCTTTCTTTACCAATCTCCCCCTGTTCGCCTGCTGCCTGATCTTCAGCGCTATCTTCTGTATCTTCACTCAGAACATGCCCCGCATCAATCAGCACATCGACCGTAAGACCGTGGTTCGTATTTCCGGCGCCGCGCTGGAATACATGATCGCCTCCTCGATCGCCACCACCAGCCTGAGCGTGTTCACCGCTTATGCCGTTCCCCTGGTTGTGGTCAGTGTCTGTGTGGCTGTTGTTACCTATGTGGCCTGCTTCATTCTTTCCAAATGGGTACTTCCCAAAGAGGATCGCTTTGAAACCTCCGTTGGTCTGTTTGGACAGTGTAACGGCGTATTGGCTACCGGCCTGCTGCTTCTTAAGGTTGTCGATCCTGAATTCGAGACCAATGCAGCCACCAACATCACCTCTTCCAGCACACTAGGCTACACATACCAGCTGCAATATACTCTGGTCTTTGTCGCCCTGTGTATGACAAAGCCGCTGTTTGTCTATCTGTGGAGCTGGCTGCTCTTTATCGTGCTCTTTGGCGCCGGCGTGTTCTTCGGCAGAAAATACCGCCGCGCTTAA
- a CDS encoding S-layer homology domain-containing protein: MKNHVRVRIGSALLSLTMALSLFPASALAAEIPSVHTEEDVSTSVPVEETQGKVTITGKEGSYATLSEAIHAAAPGDTIVLGGDLEVDAKILINKQIILDGSGYTVKAIGTWSTSNLSKQLLGVEGSAAAGTVIQNITLDSNGKAYGFQPYNVDGTVILSNVTLQNSAGTGMSVNGSSVIADQLTITGSGWSQSIDVSNGVGIEGSPMLTLTNSDLQDPIGIFEDIAASGAQGNSAAVKVDGVIYQAVEYKIGEKYKLIYQGMPVKIGEQGYQTLEEAVEAAAPGDTIELFDDIALTSCLELDKSLTIQGNHHTITNTANRIIRLTQPDLDVKIYNCDLISKCTADSDVRGISFDSVASNASLLLDGCSISVSYYAINIIPGPSNISITIRNGSVAAGWAAINSYSNNSTFVIENSQLTGLNDKGESQWNNFATIVFDGFGFSTHDNIGKYGSNNTVRILNSTVMASTESSNGQDWLSLQYGATDNQVYVDSASRIVDDAANDMSEAIYISSRTGNSDDPGQTYNPQHLVSVQKNTETYRIWAPAGNTIPLPDAPSKSGYSFDGWSDGTTVYPASSSYTMPESSTITLTAQWSVISGGGSSSGGSSSGDKTETVTNPDGSTTTTVTKPDGTVTETTKNPDGSKEVVETKKDGTTTTTTTDKSGNKTETVENPDGSSKTTVDNKDGSSSTTTVSEDGKIEAEVKLPAAVVNDAADKGETVALPMPEVPVTTSKKNAPTVTVTLPSNTSAKVEIPVAEVTPGTVAVIVKADGTEEIIKTTLTTDNGVAVTLADGDTVKIVDNSKEFDDVSSLHWGSDYIDFATSRELFSGTSATTFSPETVMTRAMIVTVLASYDGADTSASAGEAWYTSGQQWAVENGISDGSNMENSLNREQLAVMLWNYAGKPAPSGNLSSFADAYDTSDWAAQAMAWAVENGLISGMGDGSLAPQGLATRTQVATIMSQFVALTA; encoded by the coding sequence ATGAAAAACCACGTACGAGTACGAATCGGAAGCGCATTATTGTCCCTGACCATGGCACTGTCCCTTTTCCCTGCCAGCGCACTGGCTGCGGAGATTCCCTCCGTCCACACAGAAGAGGATGTGAGCACCTCTGTTCCTGTGGAAGAAACCCAGGGCAAGGTTACCATCACGGGCAAAGAAGGTTCCTACGCCACCCTCTCCGAGGCCATCCACGCTGCCGCACCCGGCGACACCATTGTGCTGGGCGGTGATCTGGAGGTGGACGCCAAGATCCTGATCAACAAGCAAATTATCCTGGATGGCAGCGGCTATACCGTAAAAGCGATCGGTACATGGAGCACCAGCAACCTGAGCAAACAGCTGCTGGGCGTCGAGGGCAGCGCTGCCGCCGGGACCGTAATTCAGAACATCACTTTGGACAGCAATGGCAAGGCATATGGTTTTCAGCCTTACAATGTAGACGGAACCGTTATCTTAAGCAATGTTACGCTGCAGAACAGTGCCGGCACCGGCATGTCTGTAAACGGTTCCTCGGTGATCGCAGATCAGCTGACCATTACCGGCAGCGGATGGAGCCAGAGCATCGATGTATCCAACGGCGTTGGAATCGAGGGCAGCCCTATGCTGACTTTGACCAATTCCGACCTGCAGGATCCCATCGGTATTTTTGAGGACATCGCCGCGTCCGGCGCACAGGGAAACAGCGCCGCCGTTAAAGTCGACGGAGTAATTTATCAGGCCGTTGAATACAAAATCGGCGAAAAATATAAACTCATCTATCAGGGTATGCCCGTTAAGATTGGAGAGCAGGGATATCAGACCCTAGAAGAGGCAGTTGAAGCCGCTGCTCCGGGAGACACCATTGAGTTGTTCGACGATATTGCGTTGACCTCCTGCCTGGAGTTGGACAAGTCCCTCACCATCCAGGGCAATCATCACACCATCACCAACACAGCAAACCGCATCATTCGTCTGACCCAGCCCGACCTGGATGTAAAAATTTATAATTGCGATTTGATTTCCAAATGCACGGCTGACTCTGATGTGCGCGGCATCAGTTTTGACTCTGTGGCCAGCAACGCTTCTCTTCTGCTGGATGGGTGCAGCATTTCTGTATCTTACTATGCCATCAATATTATCCCCGGCCCCAGCAACATCTCTATTACCATCAGAAACGGCTCTGTGGCCGCCGGCTGGGCCGCCATCAATAGTTATTCCAACAACTCCACCTTTGTAATCGAAAACTCCCAGCTGACCGGACTGAACGACAAGGGAGAGAGCCAGTGGAACAATTTTGCCACCATCGTGTTTGATGGTTTCGGCTTCTCCACTCATGATAACATCGGCAAGTACGGCAGCAACAATACGGTCCGCATTTTAAATTCCACCGTTATGGCCTCCACCGAGAGCTCCAATGGCCAGGACTGGCTGTCCCTCCAGTACGGTGCGACAGACAATCAGGTATATGTGGACAGCGCAAGCCGCATTGTTGACGACGCCGCCAACGATATGAGTGAGGCAATCTACATCTCTTCCCGTACCGGCAACAGCGACGACCCAGGGCAGACCTATAACCCCCAGCACCTGGTGTCGGTCCAGAAAAATACTGAGACCTATCGCATTTGGGCGCCTGCCGGCAATACCATTCCATTGCCTGACGCGCCCAGCAAAAGCGGATATTCTTTCGACGGTTGGTCTGATGGTACAACCGTCTATCCTGCCTCCAGTTCCTACACAATGCCCGAGAGCAGCACCATCACGTTGACTGCCCAGTGGAGTGTCATCTCCGGCGGCGGCTCCAGCTCCGGCGGTTCTTCTTCCGGCGACAAGACTGAGACGGTCACCAATCCTGACGGCTCCACCACCACAACGGTAACCAAGCCCGACGGCACCGTCACTGAGACTACCAAGAACCCCGACGGCTCCAAGGAAGTGGTGGAAACCAAAAAGGACGGCACCACCACAACCACCACCACCGACAAGAGCGGCAACAAGACTGAGACCGTGGAGAATCCTGACGGCTCCAGCAAGACCACCGTGGACAACAAGGACGGCTCCTCTTCCACCACCACCGTCTCTGAGGACGGCAAGATAGAAGCCGAGGTCAAGCTGCCCGCCGCTGTGGTAAATGACGCCGCCGACAAGGGGGAGACGGTGGCGCTTCCCATGCCCGAGGTTCCCGTGACCACCAGCAAGAAAAACGCCCCCACCGTCACTGTGACCCTGCCTTCCAATACCTCCGCTAAGGTGGAGATCCCCGTAGCGGAGGTCACTCCCGGCACCGTGGCCGTCATTGTTAAGGCCGATGGCACCGAGGAGATCATCAAGACCACCTTGACCACCGATAACGGCGTAGCCGTCACCCTGGCTGACGGCGATACGGTCAAGATCGTGGATAACTCCAAGGAGTTTGACGACGTCTCCAGCCTCCACTGGGGCAGCGACTACATCGACTTCGCCACCAGCCGCGAGCTTTTCTCCGGCACCAGCGCCACCACCTTCTCTCCGGAGACTGTCATGACCCGCGCTATGATCGTCACCGTTCTTGCCTCCTATGACGGAGCAGATACCTCCGCTTCCGCCGGTGAGGCCTGGTACACCTCCGGCCAGCAGTGGGCTGTGGAGAACGGCATATCTGACGGCTCCAATATGGAGAACAGCCTTAACCGTGAGCAGCTGGCCGTTATGCTGTGGAACTATGCCGGCAAGCCCGCTCCCTCCGGTAATCTGAGCAGCTTTGCCGACGCCTACGATACCAGCGATTGGGCTGCTCAGGCTATGGCCTGGGCTGTGGAGAACGGCCTGATTTCCGGCATGGGCGATGGCTCCCTGGCCCCCCAGGGTCTGGCCACCCGTACTCAGGTCGCCACGATCATGAGCCAGTTCGTGGCTCTCACCGCCTGA
- a CDS encoding S-layer homology domain-containing protein — protein sequence MLGCVPLPLTVVKGYTEGGGDTYHKITVTQREGGTISPRGVEGEVWVKDGDTPTFTITPDQGYHIADVIVDNKSVGAVETYTFESVADDFHSITAVFEENPYVTITPADMTIYMGGDGGYDAIVGDNGEIATSTNSLPHPLFTVTMPDDSSATPTDLTFTNGETGEAEKIWTLVCDNPTSAGQKYYHFLEGDSQDKVRVTYTDAKGNEHISDEFKPSEVKDVFTTYTIAIYPGENNLSTITAKDTAGKDYNITAETGTLTVRAVANNDPTSDIVDAAPTDPVDSGKAVAVAPEGTAYTLNNTGVQLPDDAKPSLLFDSIIEDTADSTARTDALKARITSEYGADTNVYEIKYLDLVDANNGNAWIKASKPVDIYWGYPEGTDQSTQFAVIHFKDLHRDGENSGYETIDIEKCEIETIQTQNTEYGIKFSVEPGNFSPFALVEAQVFTIEASTGENGSISPSGSVAVVKDTDQTFTITPNSGYHIADVKVDGASVGAVDTYTFHDVTANHTISATFDRSSSGGGTGTRDDYTLHYVTNGGNHLSSETKSSAWTKDYEDLPTPVRDGYTFEGWYWDLRLTEPVTGDVKVDKTTVTLYAKWSGGSYGPDDTGVSKWLETDEHNAFLSGYPDGSFQADKNMTRAEVAQMFYALLLDKNVTITKSFSDVEDDAWYAKAVNTMASLGMLEGYPDGTFRPDAPITRAEFTAIALAFAYDPASASCSYTDVNTSAWYYTYVAQATTYGWIGGYPDGSFRPNNSITRAEVAVIVNNMLGRNADERYIDRNADELVSFVDLSKNHWAYYTIMEATNTHDYTTSSNGESWK from the coding sequence ATGCTCGGCTGCGTTCCCCTGCCTCTCACGGTTGTAAAAGGCTATACAGAGGGGGGGGGTGACACTTACCACAAAATCACCGTCACTCAGCGCGAAGGCGGCACAATCAGCCCCCGCGGCGTGGAGGGCGAGGTCTGGGTCAAAGACGGCGACACCCCAACCTTCACAATTACCCCCGATCAGGGCTACCACATTGCTGATGTGATCGTGGATAACAAGAGCGTTGGCGCAGTGGAAACCTATACCTTTGAATCCGTTGCTGATGACTTTCACTCTATTACCGCTGTCTTTGAGGAAAATCCCTATGTCACCATCACCCCCGCTGACATGACGATTTACATGGGCGGCGACGGCGGCTATGATGCGATTGTGGGTGACAATGGTGAAATTGCAACTTCCACCAATTCTCTGCCCCATCCGCTGTTCACAGTAACCATGCCCGACGACAGCTCGGCGACCCCCACTGATTTGACCTTTACCAACGGCGAGACGGGAGAAGCTGAAAAAATCTGGACGCTGGTCTGTGACAATCCCACCAGCGCCGGTCAAAAGTATTACCACTTCCTGGAGGGCGACAGTCAGGACAAGGTCCGCGTCACCTATACCGACGCCAAAGGGAATGAGCATATCAGCGACGAATTTAAGCCTTCGGAAGTAAAGGATGTTTTTACGACTTATACCATTGCAATCTATCCCGGTGAAAACAATCTGAGTACCATTACGGCAAAAGATACGGCGGGCAAGGACTACAACATTACTGCTGAAACCGGCACCCTCACCGTCCGCGCGGTGGCCAACAACGATCCCACCAGCGATATCGTAGATGCCGCTCCTACCGACCCGGTCGATTCTGGAAAGGCGGTTGCCGTTGCGCCCGAGGGTACTGCCTACACCCTGAACAACACCGGTGTACAGTTGCCTGACGATGCAAAGCCCTCCCTGCTGTTTGACAGCATTATCGAGGATACTGCTGATTCCACCGCTCGCACCGATGCCCTTAAAGCGCGAATTACAAGCGAGTATGGCGCCGATACCAATGTCTATGAAATCAAATATTTGGATCTGGTAGACGCCAACAACGGCAACGCCTGGATCAAGGCCAGCAAACCGGTAGATATCTACTGGGGCTATCCGGAAGGCACAGATCAAAGCACCCAGTTTGCTGTTATACATTTCAAAGATTTGCATCGCGACGGCGAAAACTCCGGATACGAAACTATTGATATTGAGAAGTGCGAAATAGAAACCATCCAAACACAAAACACCGAGTATGGCATCAAGTTCTCGGTGGAACCCGGAAACTTCTCCCCCTTTGCTCTGGTTGAAGCTCAGGTATTTACCATTGAAGCGTCTACAGGCGAGAACGGCAGTATTTCTCCCAGCGGCTCGGTCGCCGTGGTAAAGGACACTGACCAAACATTTACCATTACACCGAATAGCGGCTATCACATCGCTGATGTGAAGGTGGACGGCGCAAGTGTGGGTGCGGTTGATACTTATACTTTCCATGATGTTACCGCAAACCATACGATTTCCGCCACCTTTGACCGCAGCAGTTCCGGTGGCGGCACCGGCACCCGCGACGACTACACCCTGCACTATGTGACCAACGGCGGCAACCATCTGTCCTCTGAGACCAAGAGCTCCGCCTGGACCAAGGACTATGAGGATCTGCCCACTCCCGTCCGCGACGGCTACACCTTCGAGGGCTGGTACTGGGATCTGCGCCTCACTGAGCCCGTCACCGGCGACGTGAAGGTGGACAAGACCACCGTCACCCTCTACGCCAAGTGGAGCGGCGGCAGCTACGGTCCCGATGATACCGGCGTGTCCAAGTGGCTTGAGACCGACGAGCACAACGCCTTCCTCAGCGGCTATCCTGACGGCTCCTTCCAGGCCGACAAGAACATGACCCGCGCCGAGGTGGCTCAGATGTTCTATGCCTTGTTGCTGGACAAGAACGTCACTATCACCAAGAGCTTCTCTGACGTGGAGGATGATGCCTGGTACGCTAAGGCCGTGAACACCATGGCCAGCCTGGGTATGCTGGAAGGCTATCCCGACGGTACCTTCCGTCCTGATGCCCCCATTACCCGCGCTGAGTTCACTGCTATTGCTCTGGCCTTTGCCTACGATCCTGCCAGCGCCAGCTGCTCTTACACCGACGTGAACACCAGCGCCTGGTACTACACCTATGTGGCTCAGGCTACCACCTATGGCTGGATCGGCGGCTACCCCGACGGCAGCTTCCGTCCCAACAACTCCATCACCCGTGCTGAGGTGGCAGTCATCGTCAACAACATGCTGGGCCGCAACGCGGACGAGCGCTACATCGACCGCAACGCGGATGAGCTGGTCAGCTTTGTGGATCTGTCCAAGAACCACTGGGCCTACTACACCATCATGGAGGCCACCAACACCCACGATTACACTACCTCCTCCAATGGTGAGTCCTGGAAATAA
- a CDS encoding MurR/RpiR family transcriptional regulator — protein sequence MSGFINKITEHLGELSAAHQNVASYMLYNIDKVAFGTVEELSRQIGVSTTTVIRFAQRLGYRGFSDLQKDAQQIVLTKSDNNVDTSQTAHLPAIHALLESYQQDMQNVTATFSNLTVQQLDQAVQWMQEGKCLYLLGLRMAFTLSYYAYASWGRMRRNIRLVHMEGLEYPEDMLNMKQGDVCVCFAFPRYVADTLRLLKWMRKQGVRVILITGARKSILWDMADLVLPCHVKSSSYQNSYSAPLALVNYFTKALSGLNQKTISDLLRNSEELLGEDFYLSN from the coding sequence ATGTCCGGATTCATCAATAAAATTACAGAACACTTAGGCGAGCTGTCTGCCGCTCATCAAAATGTAGCCAGTTATATGCTGTACAACATCGACAAGGTCGCCTTCGGCACCGTGGAGGAGTTGTCCCGCCAGATCGGCGTGAGCACTACCACGGTGATCCGCTTTGCCCAGCGCCTGGGCTATCGTGGATTCTCCGATCTGCAGAAAGACGCACAGCAGATCGTTCTCACCAAAAGTGACAACAACGTGGACACCTCTCAGACAGCGCACCTGCCTGCTATCCACGCTCTGCTGGAATCTTACCAGCAGGATATGCAGAATGTAACCGCCACTTTTTCCAACCTTACAGTCCAACAGCTGGATCAGGCGGTACAGTGGATGCAGGAGGGAAAATGCCTCTATCTGTTGGGCCTGCGTATGGCCTTCACCCTGTCCTACTACGCCTATGCCAGCTGGGGCCGGATGCGTCGGAATATTCGCCTGGTTCACATGGAGGGTTTGGAGTACCCCGAAGATATGCTGAACATGAAACAGGGAGACGTATGCGTGTGCTTTGCCTTTCCCCGCTACGTAGCCGATACCCTGCGGCTGCTGAAATGGATGCGCAAGCAAGGGGTCCGGGTGATTCTGATCACAGGTGCCAGAAAAAGCATTCTGTGGGACATGGCCGACCTGGTTCTCCCCTGCCATGTCAAATCTTCCTCGTATCAGAACTCCTATTCTGCCCCTTTGGCCCTGGTCAATTACTTTACCAAGGCTCTTTCCGGTCTCAATCAGAAAACCATCTCCGACCTGCTGCGCAATTCCGAAGAGCTGCTGGGAGAAGATTTCTATCTCTCAAATTAA
- a CDS encoding 4Fe-4S binding protein, whose protein sequence is MIRGNRVPRKAEVSEAYCVACGCCVKVCPLGAISIYCGIKAVVDQDKCVGCGKCAKECPASVIEIREVAG, encoded by the coding sequence ATGATAAGAGGAAACCGGGTGCCGCGAAAAGCCGAAGTATCAGAAGCATACTGTGTGGCGTGCGGATGCTGCGTCAAGGTGTGCCCTCTGGGTGCCATTTCTATCTACTGCGGCATTAAGGCGGTAGTGGATCAGGACAAATGCGTGGGCTGTGGCAAGTGTGCCAAGGAATGTCCCGCATCAGTGATTGAGATCCGGGAGGTGGCAGGATGA
- a CDS encoding 4Fe-4S binding protein, translated as MKKKWYDYLWIASLCYLLLGFFNILFAWLGLLCFFIPLIMAVAGGTKGYCNRYCGRGQLFGLLGGRFGLSRKRDIPGWMRSKWFRYGFLIFFFAMFFQMLWSTWLVFAGASDLKQVVTLLWTFKLPWHWAYHGSALPAGAVQFAFGFYSVMLTSTVLGLLTMVLFKSRSWCVYCPMGTMTQLICKAKAGGKNQNM; from the coding sequence ATGAAAAAGAAATGGTATGATTATCTCTGGATCGCTTCCTTGTGCTATCTGCTGCTGGGCTTTTTCAATATCCTTTTCGCCTGGCTGGGTCTGTTGTGCTTCTTTATCCCGCTGATTATGGCCGTGGCAGGCGGAACCAAGGGCTACTGCAACCGCTACTGCGGCCGAGGACAACTGTTTGGATTGCTTGGCGGGCGGTTTGGGCTGTCCCGGAAGCGTGATATCCCGGGCTGGATGAGAAGCAAATGGTTTCGGTATGGATTTTTGATCTTCTTCTTTGCAATGTTTTTCCAGATGCTGTGGAGCACCTGGCTGGTGTTTGCAGGCGCTTCCGATCTCAAACAGGTGGTCACCCTCCTATGGACATTCAAGCTGCCCTGGCATTGGGCTTATCATGGGAGTGCACTCCCAGCCGGGGCAGTCCAGTTTGCCTTTGGATTTTATAGCGTGATGCTCACCTCCACCGTGCTGGGTCTGTTGACGATGGTCCTCTTTAAGTCCCGCAGCTGGTGTGTCTACTGCCCGATGGGCACAATGACACAGCTGATCTGCAAAGCAAAAGCGGGCGGGAAGAATCAAAATATGTAA
- a CDS encoding carbon-nitrogen hydrolase family protein — protein MNKFIAAAIQMDSTGNLQENLAAITDFVDEAAARGAKLIAMPENVNYVGTESAANAEEVPGGPTFRHLSALAQKHQVWLHCGSIYEKNPDDPRPYNCNMVINPKGELVAKYHKLHPFDVVIKNGPEVKESDRICPGSDIVTVDTGEVGHWGLSICYDIRFGEMYRLMALEGAQILFTPADFTMNTGKDHWEPLLRARAIENGCYVIAPGQYGIKPKFQAYGKSLIVDPWGNVIAKAPDHPCVITAEIDLDYLDKVRKQIFTLENRRSDLYSLTRVQKG, from the coding sequence ATGAACAAGTTTATTGCCGCGGCCATCCAGATGGATTCCACCGGAAATCTGCAGGAAAATCTGGCCGCTATCACCGATTTTGTGGATGAGGCCGCTGCCCGCGGCGCCAAACTCATTGCCATGCCCGAAAACGTGAACTACGTGGGCACCGAGAGCGCCGCCAACGCCGAAGAGGTCCCCGGCGGTCCTACCTTCCGCCATCTGTCCGCTCTGGCCCAGAAGCACCAGGTCTGGCTGCACTGCGGCAGCATCTACGAGAAGAACCCCGACGACCCCCGTCCCTACAACTGCAACATGGTCATCAACCCCAAGGGCGAGCTGGTGGCCAAGTATCACAAGCTTCACCCCTTTGATGTAGTGATCAAAAACGGTCCCGAGGTAAAGGAGTCCGACCGCATCTGCCCCGGCAGCGACATTGTCACCGTGGATACCGGCGAGGTAGGCCACTGGGGTCTCTCCATCTGCTACGACATCCGCTTCGGCGAGATGTACCGCCTTATGGCTCTGGAGGGCGCACAGATCCTCTTTACCCCCGCCGACTTCACCATGAACACCGGAAAAGATCACTGGGAGCCGCTACTGCGTGCACGCGCCATTGAAAACGGATGCTACGTGATCGCTCCCGGCCAGTATGGGATCAAGCCCAAGTTCCAGGCCTACGGCAAGTCTCTCATCGTGGATCCCTGGGGCAATGTAATCGCCAAAGCGCCCGATCACCCCTGCGTGATCACCGCAGAGATCGATCTGGATTATCTGGATAAGGTCCGCAAGCAGATCTTTACGCTGGAAAATCGCCGTTCCGATCTGTATAGCCTGACCAGAGTACAGAAAGGCTGA
- a CDS encoding creatininase family protein codes for MKNTNWMKEMSWTEFQERKATCDTVIIPAGAIEVYGPQLPLGSDSIVSKAICELVAEKTNAMIGPFIEVGESAPLYQFPGTIKLMPNTYYLVMKDIMESLIRWGFKNFMFINMHAGNVPIIGQLCREYQRSHGIKCAQVDWWRFTQPNSVGICENTGWMAHGHASECGTSVMLYLHPEYVDLSKVECVKMDPSFTKYPDIVTYDEFGSKTPNGILGDATIASREKGEAIVTKCVDRIVSFMKETFDC; via the coding sequence ATGAAAAATACCAATTGGATGAAAGAAATGAGCTGGACCGAGTTTCAGGAGCGCAAGGCTACCTGTGATACCGTTATCATCCCCGCCGGCGCCATCGAAGTGTATGGCCCTCAGCTGCCCCTGGGTTCTGACTCCATTGTCTCCAAGGCAATCTGCGAGCTGGTAGCCGAGAAGACCAACGCCATGATCGGCCCCTTCATTGAAGTGGGCGAATCCGCCCCCCTCTATCAGTTCCCCGGCACCATCAAGCTCATGCCCAACACTTATTATCTGGTGATGAAGGACATCATGGAGTCCCTGATCCGCTGGGGCTTCAAGAACTTCATGTTCATCAACATGCATGCCGGTAACGTGCCCATCATCGGCCAGCTGTGCCGTGAGTATCAGCGCTCCCACGGCATCAAGTGTGCCCAGGTAGACTGGTGGCGCTTTACTCAGCCCAATTCCGTGGGCATCTGCGAAAACACCGGCTGGATGGCTCACGGCCACGCCAGTGAGTGCGGCACTTCGGTCATGCTGTACCTCCACCCCGAGTACGTGGATCTCTCCAAAGTGGAGTGCGTGAAGATGGATCCCTCCTTCACCAAGTATCCCGACATCGTCACCTATGACGAGTTTGGCTCCAAGACCCCCAACGGCATCCTGGGCGACGCCACCATCGCCTCCCGCGAAAAGGGTGAGGCCATCGTCACCAAGTGTGTGGACCGTATTGTTTCCTTCATGAAGGAGACCTTTGACTGCTGA